A genomic window from Clostridium aceticum includes:
- the gltB gene encoding glutamate synthase large subunit — protein sequence MTNNIGYPSKQGLYDPQFEKDSCGVGFVASIKGEKTHDIVKKGLKVLVNLTHRGAVGSDPKTGDGAGILTQIPDEFFRIYCDNLGISLPSSTEYGIGMIFLPKEPALRLRCEGIVERVVEEEGQKVLGWRDVPTDNRSIGETAKGTEPTIRQVFVEKASAIDQEAFERRLYIIRKKAENEVKRLIERNSEYFYICSMSSKTIVYKGLLLADQINQYYVDLNDINFKSAIALVHQRYSTNTFPTWDLAHPFRYIAHNGEINTIRGNRNWMNAREGVLKSEVFGKEINKLFPIIGANASDSASFDNVLELLVADGRSLAHSLMMLIPQTWRDNDVMAPYKRAFYEYHASFMEPWDGPAAVACTDGEQVCTVLDRNGLRPARYVITKNGLVVLASEAGALELDAKEIESKGKLKPGKIFLVDTKEGRIIPDHELKKKICTEKPYEEMIESCRMTLDQLESNVEKSEVEVESLVEKQQAFGYTLEDLKLILGTMASIGKEPIGSMGNDTPLAVLSNRPQLLFTYFKQLFAQVTNPPIDCIREEMVMSLTNFIGTQENILNKNLPNQAFIKIKTPILTNLEMAKIKGLRNKDFKTTTIPITFKYDTGIEGFKAALQQVCERASKRIEEGYNIVVLSDRNVGSYDAAIPSLLAVSALQHHLIQEKTRTKISIIVETAEARETMHMALLIGYGATAINPYLAFESIDSMIKKGDIKDIDFGKAEKNYVKALSEGLLKILSRMGISTLQSYHGAQIFEAIGLSSEFINDYFEGTPSRVEGVGIETIGEEVLIRHRNAFNKIRKPIAELDAGGIYSWRKDGEYHLFNPETIYKLQVATRSNDYGIYKEYAEVINDQNQHLCTIRGLLKFKENNPIPINEVEPISEIVKRFCTGAMSFGSISKEAHETIAIAMNRLGARSNSGEGGEDAERYKIEENGDLRRSAIKQVASARFGVTAEYLVNADEIQIKMAQGAKPGEGGQLPGSKVDKAIARTRNSTPGIDLISPPPHHDIYSIEDLSQLIFDLKSVNASAKISVKLVSEVGVGTVAAGVAKAHADVILISGHDGGTGASPVSSIKHVGTPWELGVAEAQQVLLLNNLRSRVRLQTDGQLKTGRDVAIAALLGAEEFGFATTALVVLGCTMLRNCHENTCEMGIATQDPEIRRNFRGKPEYIINFFTFIAQEVREIMAQLGFRTMNEMIGRVDLLEPNKNLRHWKANKVDLSSILYKPDMPKRIKPYCVKSQDHGLDKLMDYKLLQVAQYAIDSKAKVRASFEIKNVDRSVGAMLSGKIAKKYGEEGLPEDTIVFELTGSAGQSFGAFCANGLTLILEGEANDYVGKGLSGGKLVIKTPRTASYKQDENVIAGNTILYGATSGKVFINGIVGQRFAVRNSGALAVVEGVGDHCCEYMTGGMVVVLGKTGRNFAAGMSGGVAYVLDVDGDFEGKCNKSMVTVEDVKEIEELAVIHSMIQEHYQLTNSEKAGHILADWDGYSSKLKKIISPAYKSVLEKMKQQRVGKLLDTALMEVCSSKEA from the coding sequence ATGACGAACAATATTGGGTATCCTTCAAAACAAGGACTTTACGATCCCCAGTTTGAAAAAGACAGCTGTGGAGTTGGCTTTGTTGCCAGTATTAAGGGTGAAAAAACCCACGACATTGTAAAAAAAGGTCTTAAGGTTCTTGTGAACTTAACGCATAGAGGTGCTGTAGGTTCAGATCCTAAAACAGGTGATGGTGCAGGAATTCTCACACAGATTCCAGATGAATTTTTTAGAATATACTGTGATAATTTAGGTATTAGTCTTCCTAGCTCTACAGAGTATGGTATTGGGATGATATTTTTACCGAAGGAGCCAGCCCTACGCCTTCGATGTGAAGGAATTGTAGAACGTGTTGTGGAGGAAGAGGGGCAAAAGGTACTGGGCTGGAGGGATGTTCCAACAGACAATAGGAGTATTGGAGAAACAGCAAAGGGAACAGAACCAACTATTCGGCAGGTGTTTGTAGAAAAAGCATCAGCCATAGATCAAGAGGCTTTTGAAAGACGACTTTATATTATCCGTAAGAAAGCGGAAAATGAAGTGAAAAGATTGATTGAAAGAAATTCAGAATATTTTTACATTTGCAGCATGTCTAGCAAAACCATTGTTTACAAAGGACTTTTACTAGCAGATCAGATTAATCAATACTATGTAGATTTAAACGATATTAACTTCAAAAGTGCTATTGCACTAGTACATCAAAGGTATAGTACCAACACATTTCCTACATGGGATTTAGCCCATCCTTTTAGATACATTGCTCATAATGGAGAGATTAATACCATTAGAGGAAATAGAAACTGGATGAATGCTAGGGAAGGTGTATTAAAATCGGAAGTATTTGGAAAAGAAATTAATAAGCTATTCCCTATAATCGGAGCAAATGCCAGTGACTCAGCATCCTTTGATAATGTTCTTGAACTTCTTGTTGCAGACGGCAGAAGTTTAGCCCATTCATTAATGATGTTAATTCCTCAGACATGGAGAGATAATGATGTCATGGCACCCTATAAAAGGGCTTTTTATGAATATCATGCTTCTTTTATGGAACCGTGGGATGGACCTGCTGCAGTAGCTTGTACAGATGGAGAGCAGGTGTGTACAGTTTTAGATAGAAATGGTTTAAGACCTGCACGATATGTGATTACCAAAAATGGTCTTGTAGTTTTAGCTTCAGAAGCAGGAGCATTAGAACTTGACGCTAAAGAAATCGAGTCTAAGGGAAAATTAAAACCAGGAAAAATATTTTTGGTGGATACGAAAGAAGGTAGAATTATACCGGACCATGAGTTGAAGAAAAAAATCTGCACAGAAAAGCCTTACGAAGAGATGATTGAAAGTTGCAGAATGACTTTGGATCAATTGGAAAGCAACGTTGAAAAATCAGAAGTCGAAGTGGAGAGCTTGGTAGAAAAGCAGCAGGCCTTTGGCTATACACTAGAGGATTTAAAGTTGATTTTAGGAACAATGGCTAGTATCGGTAAAGAACCTATAGGTTCTATGGGAAATGATACTCCACTGGCAGTCTTATCCAATCGACCACAACTTTTGTTTACCTACTTTAAACAATTGTTTGCTCAGGTAACCAATCCTCCTATAGATTGTATAAGAGAAGAAATGGTAATGTCCCTTACAAACTTTATTGGAACACAGGAAAATATACTAAACAAAAATCTTCCCAACCAAGCCTTTATAAAAATCAAAACACCAATACTAACGAATTTAGAAATGGCAAAAATAAAAGGATTGCGGAACAAAGATTTCAAGACAACGACAATTCCAATTACCTTTAAATATGACACTGGTATAGAAGGTTTTAAAGCTGCTTTACAACAAGTTTGCGAAAGAGCCTCCAAAAGGATCGAGGAAGGGTACAATATCGTTGTTTTAAGCGATAGAAATGTGGGATCTTACGATGCAGCGATACCGAGTTTGTTGGCAGTTTCAGCCCTGCAGCATCACCTTATTCAAGAAAAAACCAGAACAAAAATTTCTATTATCGTGGAAACAGCAGAAGCAAGAGAAACTATGCACATGGCACTATTGATTGGTTATGGGGCTACAGCAATCAACCCATATCTTGCTTTTGAGTCTATAGATTCTATGATTAAAAAAGGCGATATAAAGGATATAGACTTCGGAAAAGCTGAGAAAAATTATGTAAAAGCATTATCAGAAGGTTTATTGAAAATTCTTTCTAGAATGGGAATTTCAACGCTGCAAAGTTATCACGGGGCTCAAATATTTGAAGCCATCGGGTTATCTAGTGAATTTATCAATGACTATTTTGAAGGAACACCCTCTAGGGTAGAAGGGGTAGGCATTGAAACCATTGGAGAAGAGGTATTAATACGTCACAGAAATGCCTTCAATAAAATAAGAAAGCCAATCGCAGAACTTGATGCAGGTGGAATCTATTCTTGGAGAAAAGATGGAGAGTATCACTTGTTTAATCCAGAAACGATTTACAAACTACAGGTTGCCACAAGAAGTAATGACTATGGTATTTATAAGGAGTATGCAGAAGTTATTAATGATCAAAATCAGCATCTTTGCACTATTAGAGGATTACTGAAGTTTAAAGAGAATAATCCGATACCTATCAATGAGGTAGAGCCAATTAGTGAAATCGTAAAAAGATTTTGTACGGGTGCCATGTCTTTCGGATCTATTAGTAAAGAGGCCCATGAAACCATAGCTATTGCAATGAATAGATTAGGGGCTAGAAGTAACTCTGGAGAAGGTGGAGAAGATGCTGAAAGATACAAAATTGAAGAAAATGGAGATTTGAGAAGGAGTGCTATAAAGCAAGTAGCTTCTGCTCGCTTTGGGGTAACTGCAGAGTATCTTGTGAATGCTGATGAAATTCAAATTAAAATGGCACAAGGGGCAAAACCAGGAGAAGGTGGACAACTGCCTGGAAGTAAGGTTGATAAGGCGATTGCTAGAACAAGAAATTCTACTCCGGGGATTGATTTGATTTCACCACCACCACATCACGATATTTATTCTATTGAGGATTTATCTCAACTGATTTTTGATTTAAAAAGCGTAAATGCCTCTGCAAAAATTAGTGTTAAGCTAGTATCTGAAGTTGGTGTAGGTACAGTAGCTGCTGGTGTTGCAAAGGCTCATGCAGATGTTATCCTCATAAGTGGACATGACGGAGGAACTGGAGCATCGCCGGTTTCATCAATAAAACATGTAGGAACACCTTGGGAACTAGGAGTGGCAGAAGCCCAACAAGTATTGCTTTTAAATAATCTAAGAAGTAGAGTGAGACTTCAAACAGATGGACAATTGAAAACCGGAAGAGATGTGGCTATCGCTGCCCTATTGGGTGCAGAAGAATTTGGTTTTGCTACCACGGCTCTAGTAGTTTTAGGCTGCACCATGCTGAGAAATTGTCATGAAAATACCTGTGAGATGGGTATAGCTACCCAAGACCCAGAAATCAGAAGGAACTTTAGAGGAAAGCCAGAGTATATCATTAACTTCTTCACCTTTATTGCTCAAGAGGTAAGAGAAATCATGGCACAGCTTGGTTTCAGAACTATGAATGAAATGATAGGTCGTGTAGATCTTTTGGAGCCTAATAAAAATTTAAGGCATTGGAAAGCAAATAAAGTAGATCTGTCATCAATTCTTTATAAGCCAGATATGCCAAAGCGAATTAAACCCTACTGTGTAAAATCTCAGGATCACGGTTTAGATAAACTGATGGATTACAAGTTACTTCAAGTAGCACAATATGCTATTGACAGTAAGGCAAAAGTACGGGCAAGTTTTGAAATAAAAAATGTAGATCGTTCTGTCGGTGCTATGTTAAGTGGTAAGATTGCTAAAAAGTATGGGGAAGAGGGGTTGCCAGAGGATACAATTGTTTTTGAGCTTACTGGTTCAGCAGGTCAAAGCTTTGGTGCTTTCTGTGCTAATGGTTTAACTTTAATTCTTGAAGGAGAAGCAAATGACTATGTTGGTAAAGGGTTATCAGGAGGGAAGCTGGTTATCAAAACTCCTCGAACAGCTTCCTATAAACAAGATGAGAATGTAATTGCAGGAAACACTATTCTTTATGGGGCTACCAGCGGAAAAGTATTTATCAATGGGATTGTAGGACAAAGATTTGCTGTTAGGAATAGTGGTGCCTTAGCTGTTGTTGAAGGGGTAGGAGATCATTGCTGTGAATATATGACTGGTGGTATGGTAGTAGTGTTAGGAAAAACCGGAAGAAACTTTGCGGCAGGTATGAGTGGCGGTGTAGCCTATGTACTTGATGTAGATGGAGACTTTGAAGGAAAATGTAATAAGAGTATGGTCACGGTGGAAGATGTAAAGGAAATAGAGGAGTTAGCAGTAATTCATAGTATGATTCAAGAACATTATCAGCTTACGAATAGTGAAAAGGCAGGTCATATTCTTGCAGATTGGGATGGATATAGTAGTAAGTTAAAGAAAATCATATCTCCCGCTTATAAATCCGTGCTTGAGAAAATGAAGCAGCAGAGGGTAGGAAAATTATTAGACACTGCACTAATGGAAGTTTGTAGCAGTAAGGAGGCATAG
- a CDS encoding glutamate synthase subunit beta produces the protein MGKLYGFKEYNRQTAPKRPVEERVKDYKELYLEFPEESLMQQGARCMDCGTPFCNWGCSLGNIIPDFNDLVYRGEWKKAYQRLRLTNYFPEFTGRICPALCEGSCTLGINREPVSIREIELNIIEKAFKEGWIKPNPPRVRTGKKAAIIGSGPSGLSAAYALNSVGHSVTVFERADEVGGLLRYGIPDFKLEKYVIDRRVDLMKEEGIVFETNSHVGIDYETKQLLEDFDVVLLTGGSTVPRDLQVEGRELKGIHFAMDFLTQQNKKNAGKPIEDEISAKNKTVLVIGGGDTGSDCIGTSVRQGAKEVYQFEIMPKPPETRDDTMPWPLYPRTLKVSTSHEEGCKRDWCIDTLKFSGKNGKVTTMHGCKVEWKKNDAGNMVINRIPDSEFELKVDLVFLAMGFLHPEKAGLLEQLGVELDGRGNVFTNHKYETTVERVFAAGDMRKGQSLVVSAIEEGQKAAKAIDEYLMGETSLKG, from the coding sequence ATGGGAAAACTATACGGTTTTAAAGAATACAATAGACAAACTGCTCCAAAACGACCTGTAGAAGAAAGAGTCAAAGATTATAAAGAACTATACCTTGAATTTCCAGAAGAAAGCCTTATGCAGCAGGGGGCTAGATGTATGGATTGTGGAACGCCTTTTTGCAACTGGGGTTGTTCTCTAGGGAATATCATACCTGATTTCAATGACTTGGTATATAGAGGAGAATGGAAAAAGGCTTACCAAAGGCTGAGACTTACCAACTACTTTCCAGAGTTTACAGGAAGAATTTGTCCTGCCCTATGTGAAGGTTCTTGTACATTAGGAATTAACAGAGAACCAGTATCGATTCGTGAAATTGAACTAAACATTATAGAAAAAGCCTTTAAAGAGGGGTGGATTAAACCTAATCCTCCTAGAGTTAGAACAGGGAAAAAAGCTGCCATCATTGGTTCAGGTCCATCAGGATTATCTGCTGCCTATGCGTTGAACTCTGTTGGGCACAGTGTTACAGTGTTTGAAAGAGCTGATGAAGTAGGAGGACTTTTAAGATATGGTATTCCTGATTTTAAGTTAGAAAAGTATGTTATTGATAGAAGAGTAGATCTTATGAAGGAAGAAGGCATTGTTTTTGAAACCAATAGTCATGTGGGAATTGATTATGAGACAAAGCAGCTGCTGGAAGATTTTGACGTAGTACTTTTAACAGGTGGCTCTACTGTTCCTAGAGACTTGCAAGTAGAGGGAAGGGAACTCAAAGGAATTCACTTTGCAATGGATTTTTTAACGCAGCAAAATAAAAAGAATGCAGGAAAACCGATTGAAGATGAAATATCTGCTAAAAATAAAACAGTGCTGGTGATTGGTGGTGGAGATACAGGCTCAGATTGTATTGGGACTTCAGTAAGACAGGGAGCGAAAGAAGTATATCAATTTGAAATCATGCCAAAACCTCCAGAAACTAGAGATGACACGATGCCATGGCCTTTATACCCAAGAACATTGAAGGTAAGTACTTCTCATGAAGAAGGTTGTAAGAGGGATTGGTGCATTGATACTTTGAAGTTTTCAGGAAAAAACGGAAAAGTAACCACTATGCATGGATGTAAAGTAGAGTGGAAGAAGAATGATGCAGGAAATATGGTTATCAACAGAATTCCTGATTCAGAGTTTGAGTTAAAAGTAGATTTGGTTTTTCTAGCAATGGGATTTCTGCATCCAGAAAAAGCAGGTTTATTAGAACAACTAGGTGTTGAGTTAGACGGTAGAGGTAATGTATTTACTAATCATAAGTATGAAACTACAGTTGAAAGAGTTTTTGCAGCTGGGGATATGAGAAAAGGACAATCCCTGGTGGTTTCTGCAATAGAGGAAGGTCAAAAGGCAGCAAAGGCGATAGATGAATATTTGATGGGAGAGACTTCTCTGAAGGGCTAA
- a CDS encoding DUF6054 family protein: MSKYNFKISITPKEALALVKKGQDADLVHEEFFDLGEGKFTGTLVFEKYYLRAGNRAALIVIADNIKGESTLRSIATGSSQGMFFNFDWGASDDFAYSVKRVLGDFIVKEEKLS, encoded by the coding sequence ATGAGCAAATATAATTTTAAGATAAGTATTACACCTAAGGAGGCTTTAGCCTTAGTCAAAAAGGGGCAAGATGCAGATCTAGTACATGAAGAGTTTTTTGATTTAGGAGAAGGTAAGTTTACTGGTACACTTGTTTTTGAAAAGTACTATTTAAGAGCAGGTAATAGAGCTGCACTCATTGTTATTGCTGACAATATCAAAGGAGAATCAACCCTTAGGTCAATAGCCACTGGGAGTTCACAGGGTATGTTTTTTAACTTTGATTGGGGTGCATCTGATGATTTTGCTTATAGTGTTAAGCGTGTTTTAGGAGACTTTATCGTAAAAGAAGAAAAACTTTCCTAA
- a CDS encoding ABC transporter ATP-binding protein, translating into MIIKAKWVSLIRDSKYILKDINWSVSTGEHWAILGLNGSGKTSLLNMINGYIFPSKGEMEVLDSTFGASDLRELRKSIGWVSTALQERLYVKESAEEIVMSGKFAMIGLFEEPNKADKDLANHLLERLNCAHLAKRSYESLSQGEKQKVLIARALMSSPRLLILDEPCTGLDIFAKEQLLSMIEGLSQEKSAPTLIYVTHRTEEILPIFNHTLLLRKGEIHSSGKTEEVLTSNNLSNFFEAPILLEKLKGRTWLRLADQ; encoded by the coding sequence TTGATTATTAAAGCAAAGTGGGTTTCTCTTATAAGAGATTCTAAATATATTCTTAAGGACATCAATTGGTCTGTGTCAACTGGTGAGCATTGGGCTATTTTAGGATTAAATGGTTCAGGCAAAACTAGCCTTTTAAATATGATCAATGGATACATATTTCCTTCAAAAGGAGAAATGGAAGTTCTTGACAGTACCTTTGGAGCCTCTGATTTAAGAGAGTTAAGAAAATCCATTGGTTGGGTAAGCACAGCACTGCAAGAAAGGCTCTATGTTAAAGAATCTGCTGAGGAGATCGTTATGAGTGGTAAGTTTGCTATGATAGGCTTATTTGAAGAACCTAATAAAGCAGATAAGGATTTAGCAAATCATCTGTTGGAAAGATTAAATTGTGCTCATCTGGCAAAGCGTTCTTATGAGTCATTATCTCAAGGCGAGAAGCAAAAGGTGCTTATCGCAAGGGCTCTCATGTCCTCACCTCGTTTACTAATCCTAGATGAGCCCTGCACAGGCCTAGATATTTTTGCAAAAGAACAATTACTCTCTATGATTGAAGGTCTAAGCCAAGAAAAAAGTGCACCTACATTGATTTACGTTACCCATCGTACAGAAGAAATACTACCAATCTTCAACCATACGCTACTGCTGCGAAAAGGAGAAATCCACTCTTCTGGAAAAACAGAGGAGGTTCTAACCAGCAATAATCTTTCTAACTTTTTTGAAGCTCCTATCCTTCTTGAAAAGCTAAAGGGTCGAACTTGGTTACGGCTTGCTGATCAGTAG